A stretch of the Arvicola amphibius chromosome 8, mArvAmp1.2, whole genome shotgun sequence genome encodes the following:
- the C8H6orf120 gene encoding UPF0669 protein C6orf120 homolog — translation MATPWRCALLMILASQVVTLVKCLEEDDVPEEWLLLHVVQGQIGAGNYSYLRLNHEGKIILKMQSLRGDADLYVSDTTLHPSFDDYELQSVTCGQDVVSIPAHFQRPVGIGIYGHPSHHESDFEMRVYSDRTVDQYPFGEAAYSADPTGASQNQAYAPEEAAQEEESVLWTILISILKLVLEILF, via the coding sequence ATGGCTACTCCCTGGAGGTGCGCCCTGTTGATGATCCTGGCGTCCCAGGTGGTGACCCTGGTAAAATGCTTGGAAGAGGACGACGTCCCGGAGGAGTGGCTCCTTCTGCACGTGGTCCAAGGCCAGATAGGAGCCGGGAATTACAGCTACTTGCGGTTGAACCACGAGGGTAAAATTATTCTCAAGATGCAGAGCCTCAGAGGGGATGCGGACCTGTACGTGTCCGACACCACTCTGCACCCAAGCTTTGACGACTATGAGCTGCAGTCGGTCACTTGCGGCCAGGATGTGGTCTCTATACCGGCGCACTTCCAGCGCCCGGTGGGGATAGGAATTTATGGACACCCCTCACACCATGAAAGCGACTTTGAGATGAGGGTGTACTCTGACAGAACTGTGGATCAGTACCCATTTGGAGAGGCTGCCTATTCTGCTGACCCCACAGGAGCCAGTCAGAACCAAGCTTATGCTCCAGAGGAGGCAGCCCAAGAGGAGGAATCGGTCCTCTGGACGATATTGATTAGCATTTTGAAATTGGTGCTGGAAATTCTCTTCTGA